From Marinobacterium sp. LSUCC0821, a single genomic window includes:
- a CDS encoding cytochrome b/b6 domain-containing protein gives MDKKVVIWDISTRLFHWLLVVSILFSWISAELGGNWMIWHTQSGYFIAGLLIFRIIWGFIGSGPSRFSSFIKGPKAVINYLAGKDKTQYLTHNPAGAVSVLALISITLLMVITGLFGNDDIFIEGPLAYLISYENQLISTELHHILFKVLMLVIVTHLLAIAWYQRVKGEVLIKPMIDGYKDSEESAPRLVTGAPLYFALATAAAVVVWLFIVG, from the coding sequence TAGTTGTAAGCATCCTCTTTTCTTGGATATCTGCCGAGCTGGGCGGTAACTGGATGATTTGGCATACCCAGAGCGGTTACTTCATTGCAGGATTACTTATCTTTCGCATCATTTGGGGCTTTATCGGTAGCGGCCCGAGTCGATTCAGCTCATTTATCAAAGGACCTAAAGCAGTCATAAACTATCTTGCTGGCAAAGATAAAACTCAATACCTCACGCACAACCCAGCCGGTGCCGTGAGCGTTTTGGCACTGATATCAATCACTCTATTGATGGTGATTACCGGACTGTTTGGCAATGACGATATCTTTATTGAAGGCCCGTTAGCCTACTTAATCTCGTATGAGAACCAACTTATCTCAACGGAGTTGCACCACATACTGTTCAAGGTTCTGATGCTCGTCATCGTCACTCATCTGTTGGCGATTGCTTGGTATCAGAGAGTCAAAGGTGAAGTTCTTATCAAACCGATGATTGATGGTTACAAGGATTCAGAGGAGAGTGCACCTCGATTAGTTACAGGTGCACCTCTCTATTTTGCTTTAGCGACAGCTGCAGCGGTGGTAGTTTGGTTGTTTATTGTAGGCTAA
- a CDS encoding cytochrome c, whose amino-acid sequence MMYLKSCVIASAMLFGSMSVNVHADMAEDAIQYRQSVFQTYKWHFGAMGAMVRGKAPYDAAKFKHHAEALAAVVPLAAEGFVEGSDMGDTAAKDELWENLTDLNKRFDELALAASELAAASGGDLDAAKAAFGAVGKGCKGCHDNYREK is encoded by the coding sequence ATGATGTATTTAAAGAGCTGTGTTATAGCCTCTGCAATGTTGTTCGGCTCGATGAGCGTTAATGTTCATGCAGATATGGCTGAAGATGCAATTCAGTATCGTCAGTCGGTATTTCAAACCTATAAATGGCACTTCGGTGCTATGGGTGCGATGGTGCGAGGTAAAGCACCCTATGATGCTGCAAAATTTAAGCATCATGCCGAAGCTTTAGCCGCAGTGGTGCCACTTGCAGCTGAAGGGTTTGTTGAGGGCTCGGATATGGGAGATACCGCAGCAAAAGATGAGTTGTGGGAGAATCTTACCGATCTCAATAAGCGTTTTGATGAGCTTGCCCTTGCTGCTTCTGAACTCGCTGCTGCCTCTGGCGGTGACCTAGATGCAGCTAAAGCTGCTTTTGGTGCGGTTGGTAAAGGGTGTAAAGGTTGTCACGACAACTATCGTGAAAAATAA
- a CDS encoding phasin family protein has translation MFQDMNQLLQESMAPFKKMMEIQQEMLERITRQQIECTQQCIEATMAQAAALQKAENPQQFIEMQQDYTKRLEEALVAARDSNVQTVQQAQKAVQELTAASLGGK, from the coding sequence TACAAGAGAGTATGGCTCCATTTAAGAAGATGATGGAGATTCAGCAAGAGATGCTTGAGCGTATTACGCGCCAGCAGATTGAGTGTACTCAGCAGTGTATTGAAGCAACGATGGCACAAGCTGCTGCCCTTCAGAAAGCGGAAAATCCTCAGCAGTTCATTGAGATGCAACAGGATTACACTAAGCGATTAGAAGAGGCTTTGGTCGCCGCGCGTGATTCAAATGTTCAGACTGTTCAGCAAGCTCAAAAGGCAGTTCAAGAGTTAACGGCTGCGAGCCTTGGAGGTAAATGA